One stretch of Cyclopterus lumpus isolate fCycLum1 chromosome 10, fCycLum1.pri, whole genome shotgun sequence DNA includes these proteins:
- the LOC117737894 gene encoding protocadherin beta-16-like — translation MRRQVMLFILVLSLTSVCGQVSYSIPEEMEKGSLVCNLAPDLGLDVIRLKSGRARIHSGDSAEYIVLNRDRGVLLINERIDRETLCGETTPCALHLQMILENPMELFRITIEITDINDNAPSFASSEKRFEISESAVIGSKFVLEKAIDADIGVNDLQSYSLNPKNNFALKLENQADGSKKVEMVLQKPLDREHHNQISLSLTALDGGQPRMSGTMQITVNVLDANDNAPVFTKPVYKATITENSSRGTSVITVSASDKDGGSNGVISYAISNSKRRLSDLFQIDRKTGEVILIGEIDYEKAKLFQIDIEAIDNGGLSDSSKILIDIIDVNDNSPQLKILSKSETISEDSPENTVIAMLSVNDPDSDRSGEVKCNINDDIPFKIKNTMNGFYSLVTETALDREVAYQYNITVTCSDEGVPSLSSSVTLTLHISDVNDNAPVFERSSYEAYILENNTPGPSIFTVKARDADWNQNARVSYILEDSSVNGVPVSSYVSVSADSGVIHAVRSFDYEQIKDFHFRVKAQDGGSPPLSSNMTVKVLIQDQNDNPPQVLYPVQTGGSLVAEMVPRSVDVGYLVTKVVAVDVDSGQNAWLSYKLQKATDRALFEVGLQNGEIRTIRQVTDKDAVKQRLTVIVEDNGQPSRSATVIVNVAVADSFPEVLSEFTDFTQDKEYNDNLTFYLVLALAVVSFLFITCLVVIISVKIYRWRQSRVMYHSNLPVIPYYPPRYSDTLGTGTLQRVYNYEVCRTTDSRKSDCKFGGAGSQNVLIMDPSPTGTMQRIQSEKSILDEPDSPLEVRMLQL, via the coding sequence ATGAGACGGCAAGTGATGTTGTTCATCTTGGTTCTCTCGCTCACCTCCGTGTGCGGGCAAGTCAGCTACTCGATTCCCGAGGAAATGGAAAAAGGTTCATTAGTCTGTAATTTAGCTCCGGATTTAGGTTTAGATGTTATTAGGCTCAAATCGGGCAGAGCGCGTATTCATTCGGGAGACAGTGCAGAATATATCGTGCTGAACAGAGACAGGGGAGTCCTCCTTATCAATGAGAGAATAGACAGAGAAACGTTGTGCGGAGAAACGACGCCCTGTGCTTTACATCTGCAGATGATTTTGGAAAATCCGATGGAATTGTTTCGCATAACAATAGAAATCACAGACATAAACGATAATGCTCCCAGCTTTGCGTCGAGCGAGAAACGTTTTGAAATTAGTGAGTCAGCCGTTATTGGGTCTAAATTTGTGCTCGAGAAAGCCATCGATGCTGACATCGGTGTGAATGATCTCCAAAGCTATTCGCTTAATCCAAAAAACAACTTTGCATTGAAACTAGAGAATCAAGCGGACGGAAGTAAAAAGGTAGAAATGGTTCTTCAGAAGCCTCTAGATCGAGAGCACCATAATCAGATATCACTGTCATTAACTGCTCTAGATGGCGGACAGCCGCGTATGTCTGGTACAATGCAGATAACTGTCAACGTGTTAGATGCGAACGACAATGCACCGGTGTTCACTAAGCCAGTATACAAGGCAACAATAACGGAGAATTCCTCGAGAGGAACCAGTGTTATAACTGTTAGTGCATCTGACAAAGATGGAGGCTCAAATGGAGTGATTTCATACGCTATTTCAAATAGCAAGCGTCGCTTATCCGACCTATTTCAGATAGATAGAAAAACAGGAGAGGTTATCTTGATTGGTGAAATAGATTATGAAAAAGCAAAGCTTTTCCAAATTGATATCGAGGCTATAGATAATGGAGGACTCTCTGATTCAAGTAAGATATTAATAGATATCATTGATGTTAATGACAATAGTCCTCAGTTGAAAATACTCTCTAAATCAGAAACCATTTCAGAAGACTCTCCTGAGAATACTGTAATTGCTATGCTAAGTGTAAATGACCCCGACTCTGACAGGAGTGGAGAGGTTAAGTGTAATATCAATGATGACattccatttaaaataaaaaacacaatgaatggATTTTATAGCTTAGTTACAGAGACTGCTTTGGATCGAGAGGTAGCATACCAATATAATATAACGGTGACCTGCTCTGATGAAGGagtcccctccctctccagcagCGTCACTCTCACCTTACATATCTCTGATGTGAATGATAACGCGCCTGTCTTTGAGAGGAGCTCATATGAGGCCTACATTTTAGAAAACAACACACCAGGTCCCTCTATATTcacagtgaaagccagagacGCTGACTGGAACCAGAACGCCCGTGTTTCTTACATACTGGAGGACTCCTCTGTTAACGGAGTGCCAGTCTCCTCATATGTGTCCGTTAGTGCAGATAGTGGAGTCATCCATGCAGTGCGCTCTTTTGACTACGAGCAGATCAAAGACTTCCACTTCCGCGTCAAAGCGCAGGATGGAGGCTCCCCACCACTCAGTAGCAACATGACTGTGAAAGTACTGATCCAGGACCAGAACGACAACCCTCCTCAGGTGCTGTACCCAGTCCAGACTGGTGGCTCTCTGGTGGCTGAAATGGTGCCTCGTTCAGTCGATGTGGGCTATCTGGTCACTAAAGTGGTGGCTGTGGATGTGGACTCTGGACAGAATGCCTGGCTCTCCTATAAACTGCAGAAAGCCACAGACAGGGCGCTGTTTGAAGTGGGCTTACAGAATGGAGAAATAAGAACTATCCGCCAAGTCACTGATAAAGatgctgtgaaacaaagactgactgttatagtggaggacaacgggcagcCCTCTCGTTCAGCTACAGTCATTGTTAACGTGGCGGTGGCAGACAGCTTCCCTGAAGTGCTGTCTGAGTTCACTGACTTTACACAAGACAAGGAGTACAACGACAACCTGACTTTCTACTTAGTGCTGGCTTTGGCTGTAGtgtccttcctcttcatcacgtgTTTAGTGGTGATTATATCAGTGAAGAtctacaggtggagacagtctCGCGTCATGTATCACTCCAACCTCCCTGTGATTCCGTATTATCCACCACGTTACTCAGACACTTTGGGGACAGGGACTCTCCAACGCGTGTACAACTACGAGGTGTGCAGGACGACTGACTCCAGAAAGAGTGACTGTAAGTTCGGCGGAGCCGGTAGTCAGAACGTGCTGATAATGGACCCCAGTCCTACAGGGACGATGCAGCGGATACAGAGTGAGAAGAGCATCCTGGATGAACCAGACTCTCCTCTAGAGGTTAGAATGTTACAATTATGA
- the LOC117737724 gene encoding protocadherin gamma-A1-like isoform X15 — protein MRRQVLLFFSVLCLSCVLGQVSYSVPEEMAKGSVVGNIAHDLGLDLKRLKSGKARVYTGGSVEYIGLNKERGVLFIQERIDREALCGETTPCALHFQLILENPMELFRVTVEITDTNDNTPTFTNAEKRFEISESAVIGSKFILEKAYDSDIGINGLQTYSLVPTDNFILKLQSQADGSKKVEMVLQKPLDREKQERISLLLTAIDGGESQMSGTMRIFINVLDANDNAPAFAKPLYKAKILENSPKGTSVTTVSATDKDIGVNGEVSYLISTSKRSLSELFHINSKTGEIILVGEIDYEKAKIYQMDIEVVDSGGLSDSTKVIVDVVDINDNNPDINIVSKSESILEDSPPNTVIAMLSVNDADSENNGDVECNIDGDIPFKIQTTSNGFYTLITEVDLDREISSQYNITVTCSDEGVPSLSSSVTLSLQISDVNDNAPVFERSSYEAYIVENNTPGLSIFTVKARDADWNQNARVSYILEDSSFNGVPVSSYVSVSADSGVIHAVRSFDYEQIKDFHFRVKAQDGGSPPLSSNVTVKVLIQDQNDNPPQVLYPVQTGGSLVAEMVPRSVDVGYLVTKVVAVDVDSGQNAWLSYKLQKATDRALFEVGLQNGEIRTIRQVTDKDAVKQRLTVIVEDNGQPSRSATVIVNVAVADSFPEVLSEFTDFTQDKEYNDNLTFYLVLALAVVSFLFITCLVVIISVKIYRWRQSRVMYHSNLPVIPYYPPRYSDTLGTGTLQHVYNYEVCRTTDSRKSDCKFDGAGSQNVLIMDPSSTGTMQRIQSEKSILDEPDSPLE, from the exons ATGAGACGGCAAGTACTGCTGTTTTTCTCGGTGCTCTGTCTCAGCTGTGTGCTCGGGCAGGTCAGCTATTCCGTTCCCGAAGAAATGGCGAAAGGCTCTGTTGTTGGTAACATAGCGCATGATTTAGGTTTGGATCTTAAAAGGCTGAAATCAGGCAAAGCTCGCGTCTATACGGGAGGCAGCGTGGAATACATCGGGCTGAATAAAGAAAGGGGCGTCCTTTTTATCCAGGAGAGGATAGACCGAGAGGCTTTATGTGGAGAGACGACGCCTTGTGCTTTACATTTCCAGTTGATTCTGGAAAATCCAATGGAACTGTTTCGTGTAACAGTAGAGATCACCGACACAAACGATAATACCCCCACTTTCACAAATGCAGAAAAACGCTTTGAAATCAGCGAGTCCGCTGTGATTGGATCGAAATTCATTTTAGAGAAAGCATATGATTCCGATATTGGAATTAATGGTTTACAGACATACTCACTTGTTCCAACTGATAACTTTATATTAAAACTGCAAAGTCAAGCAGATGGAAGTAAAAAAGTGGAGATGGTTTTACAGAAGCCTCTCGATCGAGAAAAACAGGAACGCATTTCGCTGTTATTAACTGCTATAGATGGAGGAGAGTCGCAGATGTCAGGGACAATGCGGATATTTATCAATGTATTAGATGCGAATGACAATGCGCCTGCATTCGCTAAACCGCTGTATAAAGCAAAAATACTAGAAAACTCTCCCAAAGGCACCAGCGTAACAACTGTAAGTGCAACTGATAAAGACATCGGCGTGAACGGAGAAGTCTCGTATCTAATATCTACCAGCAAACGTAGTTTATCTGAACTGTTTCATATCAACTCGAAAACTGGTGAAATAATTCTAGTCGGTGAAATAGATTATGAAAAGGCCAAAATATATCAAATGGATATTGAAGTTGTAGACAGCGGGGGACTCTCTGATTCTACTAAAGTaattgttgatgttgttgatatAAATGACAATAATCCTGATATAAACATTGTTTCTAAATCTGAGTCCATATTAGAGGACTCACCTCCAAATACTGTTATTGCTATGTTAAGTGTAAATGATGCTGACTCAGAGAATAATGGAGATGTAGAGTGTAATATAGACGGTGACATTCCTTTCAAAATACAAACTACATCAAATGGATTTTATACTTTAATTACAGAGGTCGATTTAGACCGAGAGATCTCTTCTCAGTATAATATTACGGTGACCTGCTCTGATGAAGGagtcccctccctctccagcagCGTCACTCTCAGTTTACAGATCTCTGATGTGAATGATAACGCGCCTGTCTTTGAGAGGAGCTCATATGAGGCCTACATTGTAGAAAACAACACACCAGGTCTCTCTATATTcacagtgaaagccagagacGCTGACTGGAACCAGAACGCCCGTGTTTCTTACATACTGGAGGACTCCTCTTTTAACGGAGTGCCAGTCTCCTCATATGTGTCCGTTAGTGCTGATAGTGGAGTCATCCATGCAGTGCGCTCTTTTGACTACGAGCAAATCAAAGACTTCCACTTCCGTGTCAAAGCGCAGGATGGAGGCTCCCCTCCACTCAGTAGCAACGTGACTGTGAAAGTACTGATCCAGGACCAGAACGACAACCCTCCTCAGGTTCTGTACCCAGTCCAGACTGGTGGCTCTCTGGTGGCTGAAATGGTGCCTCGTTCAGTAGATGTGGGCTATCTGGTCACTAAAGTGGTGGCTGTGGATGTGGACTCTGGACAGAATGCCTGGCTCTCCTATAAACTGCAGAAAGCCACAGACAGGGCGCTGTTTGAAGTGGGCTTACAGAATGGAGAAATAAGAACTATCCGCCAAGTCACTGATAAAGatgctgtgaaacaaagactgactgttatcgtggaggacaacgggcagcCCTCTCGTTCAGCTACAGTCATTGTTAACGTGGCGGTGGCGGACAGCTTCCCTGAAGTGCTGTCTGAGTTCACTGACTTTACTCAAGACAAGGAGTACAACGACAACCTGACTTTCTACTTAGTGCTGGCTTTGGCTGtagtttccttcctcttcatcacgtgTTTAGTGGTTATTATATCAGTTAAGAtctacaggtggagacagtctCGCGTCATGTATCACTCCAATCTCCCTGTGATTCCGTATTATCCACCACGTTACTCAGACACTTTGGGGACAGGGACTCTCCAACACGTGTACAACTACGAGGTGTGCAGGACGACCGACTCCAGAAAGAGTGACTGTAAGTTCGACGGAGCCGGTAGTCAGAACGTGCTGATAATGGACCCCAGTTCTACAGGGACGATGCAGCGGATACAGAGTGAGAAGAGCATCCTGGATGAACCAGACTCTCCTCTGGAG tga
- the LOC117737723 gene encoding protocadherin beta-16-like encodes MSSRTMRRQVLLFSLVLHLSSVIGQVSYSIPEEMPSGFLVGNIAQDLGLDIKRLKSGKARVYTGDSAGFMSLNKERGVLLIKDRIDREAICRQTTPCALHFQIILENPMEFYSITVEITDINDNPPTFEKNEVSFKISESAVIGAKFVLDRAIDLDVGKNDLQSYELKPTDNFVLKRDSQGDGTEKVEMVLQKHLDREREDMIDLVLTAFDGGDPQMSGTIRIFITVLDANDNAPVFTQSTYTATVFENAPEGTVVTGVTASDADHGTNCRIKYSIANSLDQAHALFQINEDSGEIKLIGNIDYENARNYHIHIRASDDGGLTDSCKVIVEIVDVNDNKPTINIMSKTNMISEHSKPSTVVAMMNVQDPDSNENGKVHCFINENTPLTIMSASNNFYSLVTGSELDRETASEYNITVTCSDEGVPSLSSSVTLTLQISDVNDNAPVFERSSYEAYIVENNTPGPSIFTVKARDADWNQNARVSYILEDSSVNGVPVSSYVSVSADSGVIHAVRSFDYEQIKDFHFRVKAQDGGSPPLSSNVTVKVLIQDQNDNPPQVLYPVQTGGSLVAEMVPRSVDVGYLVTKVVAVDVDSGQNAWLSYKLQKATDRALFEVGLQNGEIRTIRQVTDKDAVKQRLTVIVEDNGQPSRSATVIVNVAVADSFPEVLSEFTDFTQDKEYNDNLTFYLVLALAVVSFLFITCLVVIISVKIYRWRQSRVMYHSNLPVIPYYPPRYSDTLGTGTLQHVYNYEVCRTTDSRKSDCKFGGAGSQNVLIMDPSSTGTMQRIQSEKNILDEPDSPLEIQVQAKDQGSPSLSSNATVRVFILDQNDNAPAVIYPSSAALGSLSHQRMPRSAKAGHLVTKLTAVDADSGHNAWISYKLTEATDASLFTVNLYTGEVRTKRAVSEQDDSSQRLLIEIKDDGEPVQSATVTVSILLEDGLHEPILDLRQKVSEPSKKTGRITLYLILSLASVSVLSLVTFLILAVKCMRSSRSSDSCCMTRSDCDNYKNPNRNLQIQLNTDGPIKYVEVLGGDMLSQSQSFRSCMSPMSEYSDFTLIKPSSTTDFKEVISVLDASLPDSTWTFESQQVSRSQLFILIMKEKKKISFII; translated from the exons ATGTCGAGCAGAACAATGAGACGGCAAGTACTGTTGTTTTCGTTGGTCCTTCACCTCAGTTCAGTGATCGGCCAAGTCAGCTACTCTATCCCCGAGGAAATGCCGAGTGGCTTTTTAGTCGGTAATATAGCTCAAGATTTGGGTTTAGATATAAAACGACTGAAATCAGGTAAAGCTCGCGTGTATACAGGTGACAGTGCGGGATTCATGTCGCTAAATAAAGAACGAGGAGTCCTCCTTATCAAAGACAGAATAGACAGAGAAGCGATTTGCAGACAGACTACGCCTTGTGCTTTACATTTCCAGATCATTTTGGAGAATCCGATGGAGTTCTACAGTATCACGGTGGAAATTACAGACATAAATGACAATCCTCCCACCTTTGAAAAAAATGAAGTCAGTTTTAAAATCAGCGAATCTGCTGTAATTGGCGCAAAATTCGTATTAGATAGAGCAATAGATCTTGATGTCGGCAAAAATGATCTTCAAAGCTACGAGCTCAAACCTACTGATAATTTTGTACTAAAACGGGACAGTCAGGGTGATGGAACAGAAAAAGTGGAAATGGTTTTACAGAAGCAcctagacagagagagggaggatatGATTGATTTAGTTCTGACAGCTTTTGATGGAGGAGACCCGCAAATGTCAGGAACAATTCGGATTTTCATCACAGTGTTGGATGCAAATGATAACGCTCCTGTTTTCACACAGTCAACCTACACAGCCACCGTTTTTGAAAATGCCCCAGAAGGGACGGTTGTCACGGGCGTCACTGCGTCAGACGCAGATCATGGAACGAATTGTAGAATCAAGTATTCAATTGCAAACAGTTTGGATCAAGCCCATGCACTGTTTCAGATAAATGAAGACAGTggtgaaattaaattaattggaAATATAGATTATGAAAATGCGCGAAATTACCATATACATATACGTGCAAGTGATGATGGTGGACTTACAGATTCATGTAAAGTCATAGTTGAAATTGTGGATGTAAATGACAATAAACCAACGATTAACAtaatgtcaaaaacaaacatgatatCTGAGCACTCCAAACCGAGCACTGTTGTAGCAATGATGAACGTTCAAGACCCAGATTCAAATGAAAACGGTAAAGTTCACTGTTTTATCAACGAAAACACCCCTTTGACTATAATGTCGGCATCAAATAATTTCTACAGTTTAGTGACAGGCAGTGAGTTAGATAGAGAGACAGCCTCTGAGTATAATATAACGGTGACCTGCTCTGATGAAGGagtcccctccctctccagcagCGTCACTCTCACCTTACAGATCTCTGATGTGAATGATAACGCGCCTGTCTTTGAGAGGAGCTCATATGAGGCTTACATTGTAGAAAACAACACACCAGGTCCCTCTATATTcacagtgaaagccagagacGCTGACTGGAACCAGAACGCCCGTGTTTCTTACATACTGGAGGACTCCTCTGTTAACGGAGTGCCAGTCTCCTCATATGTGTCCGTTAGTGCTGATAGTGGAGTCATCCATGCAGTGCGCTCTTTTGACTACGAGCAGATCAAAGACTTCCACTTCCGTGTCAAAGCGCAGGATGGAGGCTCCCCTCCACTCAGTAGCAACGTGACTGTGAAAGTACTGATCCAGGACCAGAACGACAACCCTCCTCAGGTTCTGTACCCAGTCCAGACTGGTGGCTCTCTGGTGGCTGAAATGGTGCCTCGTTCAGTAGATGTGGGCTATCTGGTCACTAAAGTGGTGGCTGTGGATGTGGACTCTGGACAGAATGCCTGGCTCTCCTATAAACTGCAGAAAGCCACAGACAGGGCGCTGTTTGAAGTGGGCTTACAGAATGGAGAAATAAGAACTATCCGCCAAGTCACTGATAAAGatgctgtgaaacaaagactgactgttatcgtggaggacaacgggcagcCCTCTCGTTCAGCTACAGTCATTGTTAACGTGGCGGTGGCGGACAGCTTCCCTGAAGTGCTGTCTGAGTTCACTGACTTTACACAAGACAAGGAGTACAACGACAACCTGACTTTCTACTTAGTGCTGGCTCTGGCTGtagtttccttcctcttcatcacctgtttAGTGGTTATTATATCAGTGAAGAtctacaggtggagacagtctCGCGTCATGTATCACTCCAATCTCCCTGTGATTCCGTATTATCCACCACGTTACTCAGACACTTTGGGGACAGGGACTCTCCAACACGTGTACAACTACGAGGTGTGCAGGACGACTGACTCCAGAAAGAGTGACTGTAAGTTCGGCGGAGCCGGTAGTCAGAACGTGCTGATAATGGACCCCAGTTCTACAGGCACGATGCAGCGGATACAGAGTGAGAAGAACATCCTGGATGAACCAGACTCTCCTCTAGAG ATTCAGGTCCAGGCAAAGGATCAgggctctccgtctctcagcaGCAACGCCACTGTCCGTGTTTTTATCCTGGACCAGAACGACAACGCCCCCGCTGTTATTTACCCCTCCTCCGCTGCCCTGGGCTCCCTCTCCCATCAGAGGATGCCCCGCTCCGCTAAAGCGGGACACCTGGTTACTAAGCTGACGGCCGTGGACGCTGACTCGGGCCATAACGCCTGGATCTCCTACAAACTAACGGAGGCCACAGACGCCTCTCTGTTCACGGTCAATCTGTACACAGGGGAGGTGAGGACTAAACGCGCTGTGTCCGAGCAGGACGACTCCTCTCAGAGGCTGCTTATAGAGATCAAGGACGACGGGGAACCGGTCCAGTCCGCCACCGTCACGGTGTCCATCCTGCTGGAGGACGGCCTCCATGAGCCCATTTTAGACCTCCGACAGAAAGTGTCCGAGCCCAGCAAGAAAACTGGGAGAATCACTCTGTATTTGATTCTCTCTCTGGCCTCGGTGTCCGTGCTGTCTCTGGTGACGTTTCTCATCTTAGCGGTTAAATGcatgaggagcagcagaagcagcgaCAGTTGCTGCATGACACGGAGCGACTGTGATAATTACAAGAACCCCAACAGAAACCTGCAGATTCAGCTCAACACGGATGGACCTATCAAGTACGTGGAGGTCCTGGGAGGAGACATGTTGTCTCAGAGTCAGTCCTTCAGGTCCTGTATGTCTCCAATGTCAGAGTACAGTGATTTCACTTTGATTAAACCCAGCAGCACCACTGACTTTAAGGAGGTGATCAGTGTTCTGGATGCGTCTCTACCCGACAGCACCTGGACCTTTGAGAGCCAGCAG GTGAGCAGATcacaactatttattttaataatgaaggaaaaaaaaaaaatttcgtTCATAATTTAA